A single window of Usitatibacter rugosus DNA harbors:
- a CDS encoding integration host factor subunit alpha has product MFEKVGLNKREAKDMVESFFEEIRIALERGEMVKLSGFGNFQLRKKPQRPGRNPKTGEEIPITARRVVTFHASQKLKSLVEKSFNGHGEPGDD; this is encoded by the coding sequence ATGTTCGAAAAGGTCGGGCTGAACAAGCGCGAGGCGAAGGACATGGTGGAGTCCTTCTTCGAGGAAATCCGGATCGCCCTGGAGCGGGGGGAAATGGTCAAGCTCTCGGGTTTCGGCAATTTCCAGCTCCGCAAGAAGCCCCAGCGGCCGGGCCGTAACCCCAAGACCGGCGAGGAGATCCCGATCACCGCCCGCCGCGTCGTGACCTTTCACGCCAGCCAGAAACTGAAGAGCCTTGTGGAGAAGTCCTTCAATGGCCACGGAGAACCTGGCGACGACTGA
- a CDS encoding PAS domain-containing sensor histidine kinase: MATASQNKPQARADENASRGLNDDDALHRLLVASVTDYAIFVLDSQGYVRSWNAGAERLKGYRPEEIIGHHFSAFYTPEDIERGWPEEELTRARDAGRFEDEGWRVRKDGTRMWANVIITALRDDQGDLVGFGKVTRDLTERREQEERVRQSEERFRLLIDGVQDYAIYLLDPEGHVSSWNAGAERITGFRASEILGRSFEVFYPQADVAAGKPAAELREALNHRRAEDKGWRVRKDGTRFWADVVVTPLYNARSEHVGFAKVTRDLSERKRMEALEQEGRHVTEFLAMLAHELRNPLAPIRNAVGILAILQDPAPEVAWCRDVIDRQAAQLSRLVDDLLDVSRITRGKLLLQSTPMDLAGAVHRAIEITRPLIESRRHDLEIVVPNKPVIVHGDLTRLAQVFSNLLTNAAKYTGEGGRIRIELGVEGDDAIVHVKDNGQGIAPDLIERVFDLFAQGERNLDRSAGGLGIGLTLARRIAVLHGGTIAAASAGEGRGSTFTVQLPLVHGKGAADPAGDVLASQSRGPRHSILVVDDNTDSGASMAMLLRLMGHDVETSTDGPEALARMASLKPDIVFLDIGLPGMNGYEVAREIRRAPGGDRVHLYAMTGYGQSEDRRRSLEAGFNGHLVKPVAMEAMVDVIDNLPPRG, from the coding sequence ATGGCCACCGCTTCCCAGAACAAACCCCAGGCACGTGCCGACGAGAATGCGTCGCGCGGTCTCAACGACGACGATGCGCTGCACCGGTTGCTGGTTGCCTCGGTCACCGACTACGCCATCTTCGTCCTGGATTCGCAGGGCTACGTCCGCTCCTGGAACGCCGGCGCCGAGCGCCTGAAGGGCTACCGGCCGGAGGAGATCATCGGCCACCACTTCTCCGCGTTCTACACGCCGGAGGACATCGAGCGCGGCTGGCCGGAAGAGGAGCTCACCCGCGCGCGGGACGCGGGCCGCTTCGAGGACGAGGGCTGGCGCGTGCGCAAGGACGGCACGCGCATGTGGGCCAACGTGATCATCACGGCGCTGCGCGACGATCAGGGCGATCTCGTGGGCTTCGGCAAGGTGACCCGCGACCTGACCGAGCGCCGCGAGCAGGAAGAGCGCGTCCGGCAGAGCGAAGAGCGTTTCCGCCTCCTGATCGACGGCGTGCAGGACTACGCGATCTACCTGCTCGATCCCGAGGGGCACGTGAGCAGCTGGAACGCGGGCGCCGAGCGCATCACGGGATTTCGCGCCAGCGAGATCCTCGGCCGCTCGTTCGAGGTGTTCTATCCGCAAGCCGACGTCGCCGCGGGCAAGCCGGCGGCGGAGCTCCGAGAGGCGCTCAACCACCGCCGCGCCGAGGACAAGGGCTGGCGCGTGCGCAAGGACGGAACGCGCTTCTGGGCCGACGTGGTCGTGACCCCGCTCTACAACGCACGCAGCGAGCACGTGGGCTTCGCGAAGGTCACGCGCGATCTCAGCGAGCGAAAGCGCATGGAAGCGCTCGAGCAGGAAGGCCGGCACGTCACCGAGTTCCTGGCGATGCTCGCGCACGAGCTGCGCAATCCCCTCGCGCCGATCCGCAACGCGGTCGGGATCCTCGCCATCCTGCAGGACCCGGCGCCCGAGGTCGCGTGGTGCCGCGACGTGATCGACCGGCAAGCGGCGCAGCTCTCCCGCCTCGTGGACGACCTCCTCGACGTGAGCCGGATCACGCGCGGCAAGCTCCTGCTTCAGTCGACGCCCATGGACCTCGCAGGTGCGGTGCATCGCGCCATCGAGATCACGCGCCCGCTGATCGAATCGCGCAGGCACGACCTCGAAATCGTCGTGCCGAACAAACCGGTCATCGTGCACGGCGACCTCACGCGCCTGGCGCAGGTGTTCTCCAACCTGCTCACGAACGCGGCCAAGTACACCGGCGAAGGCGGGCGCATCCGCATCGAGCTCGGTGTCGAGGGCGATGACGCGATCGTCCACGTGAAGGACAACGGCCAGGGGATCGCGCCGGATCTCATCGAGCGCGTGTTCGATCTCTTCGCGCAGGGCGAGCGCAACCTCGACCGGTCGGCGGGCGGGCTGGGCATCGGCCTCACGCTCGCGCGCCGGATCGCGGTGCTGCACGGCGGCACCATCGCTGCCGCCAGCGCGGGCGAAGGCCGCGGCTCGACCTTTACCGTTCAGCTCCCCTTGGTCCATGGCAAGGGCGCGGCCGATCCCGCCGGCGACGTCCTGGCTTCGCAGTCGCGCGGCCCGAGGCATTCGATCCTCGTCGTCGACGACAACACCGACTCGGGGGCCAGCATGGCGATGCTGCTTCGCCTGATGGGCCACGACGTCGAGACGTCGACCGATGGACCCGAGGCCCTCGCGCGCATGGCATCGCTCAAGCCGGACATCGTCTTCCTCGACATCGGCCTGCCGGGCATGAACGGCTACGAAGTCGCGCGCGAGATCCGCCGCGCTCCCGGAGGCGATCGCGTCCACCTCTATGCCATGACCGGTTATGGCCAGTCCGAGGATCGCCGCCGCTCGCTCGAAGCGGGCTTCAACGGCCATCTCGTGAAGCCCGTGGCGATGGAAGCGATGGTCGACGTGATCGACAACCTCCCGCCGCGCGGCTAG
- a CDS encoding glycine C-acetyltransferase: MKQPLPEFLQTELRTLESQGLLKSERVLDSPQGANVRVAGGPEVLNFCANNYLGLANHPELVAAAHESLDRDGFGMASVRFICGTHAVHRELEMRLAKFLGTEDAILYGSCFDANGGLFETLLGEEDAVISDALNHASIIDGVRLCKAKRYRYANNDMADLEAQLKAADAADARYKMIATDGVFSMDGIVANLAAICGLAGRYDAIVMVDDSHAVGFMGEHGRGTPEHCGVEGKVDILTGTLGKALGGASGGYTAGKREVIAWLRNRSRPYLFSNTLMPAIAGASIKVLDLLEAGGELRAKLRRNAEHFRRDMTKLGFKLAGAGHPIIPVMLGEATLAKEMADRMLKEGIYVVGFSFPVVPRGQARIRTQMSAAHEPQHIERAVAAFAKVGKELEVIA; encoded by the coding sequence ATGAAACAACCCCTTCCTGAATTCCTACAAACCGAGCTGCGCACCCTGGAGTCGCAGGGACTGCTGAAATCCGAACGCGTGCTCGATTCACCGCAGGGCGCGAACGTACGCGTTGCCGGCGGGCCGGAGGTGCTCAACTTCTGCGCCAACAACTACCTCGGCCTCGCGAACCACCCGGAGCTCGTGGCCGCCGCGCACGAGTCGCTCGACCGCGACGGCTTCGGCATGGCCTCGGTGCGCTTCATCTGCGGTACGCACGCCGTGCATCGCGAGCTCGAGATGCGCCTCGCGAAGTTCCTCGGCACGGAGGACGCCATCCTCTACGGCTCGTGCTTCGATGCGAACGGCGGTCTCTTCGAGACGCTGCTGGGCGAGGAGGACGCGGTGATCTCCGATGCGCTGAACCACGCGTCGATCATCGACGGCGTGCGGCTGTGCAAGGCCAAGCGCTATCGCTATGCCAACAACGACATGGCCGACCTCGAGGCGCAGCTGAAGGCCGCGGATGCGGCGGACGCGCGCTACAAGATGATCGCCACCGACGGCGTGTTCTCGATGGATGGCATCGTGGCCAACCTTGCGGCGATCTGCGGCCTCGCCGGACGATACGACGCGATCGTGATGGTCGACGACTCGCACGCGGTCGGCTTCATGGGCGAGCACGGCCGCGGAACTCCCGAGCATTGCGGGGTCGAAGGGAAGGTGGACATCCTCACCGGCACGCTCGGCAAGGCATTGGGCGGCGCCTCCGGCGGCTACACGGCGGGCAAGCGCGAGGTGATCGCGTGGCTGCGCAATCGTTCCCGCCCGTATCTCTTCTCGAACACGTTGATGCCGGCCATCGCCGGTGCGTCGATCAAGGTGCTGGACCTCCTCGAAGCCGGCGGCGAGTTGCGTGCGAAGCTGCGCCGCAACGCCGAGCACTTCCGCCGAGACATGACGAAGCTCGGCTTCAAGCTTGCCGGCGCCGGCCATCCGATCATTCCTGTCATGCTGGGCGAAGCGACGCTCGCGAAGGAGATGGCCGACCGGATGCTGAAGGAAGGCATCTACGTCGTCGGCTTCTCGTTTCCCGTCGTGCCGCGCGGCCAGGCCCGCATCCGCACGCAGATGTCCGCAGCCCACGAACCGCAGCACATCGAACGCGCCGTCGCCGCGTTCGCCAAGGTAGGCAAGGAACTCGAGGTGATCGCATGA
- the pheT gene encoding phenylalanine--tRNA ligase subunit beta: MKVSVNWLRELVDVKLSVDELSRVLTMGGLEVEEVTPVAASFDKIVVAHVKSVAPHPNADKLRVTEVDAGTGTTLQIVCGAPNVAAGQKVPCALIGAKLPLEDGKVLEIKAAKLRGTESNGMLCSARELGLSQDHAGLLVLPDDAPVGQDIRTYLDLDDVYLTLKLTPNRGDALSMLGIARDVAALTGSALRPPKAEPAPVAIDAKRSIRITDGKACGAYNGRVIKGIDAKAATPGWMVRRLERAGLRSISPLVDITNYVMLERGQPMHAFDDAKLKGGIDVRFMRAGERVKLLNDQEVDYRPSLLAITDDSGPVALGGVMGGHATMVGDATTDVFFESAFFDPEAVQGKAKALQLTSDAAYRYERGVDFAGSRSALERATALTLEICGGKAGPVTEALGELPKRSAVRVRPDRVRLLLGYAVADDEMVRILERLSCKVQKEGAAMQVTPPSWRFDLAIEEDFVEEIARVRGYDHVPATPPRASVPMLRTREGARDRFALRHIAADLGYQEVINYSFVPAEWEREFAGNEKPVRLANPIASTMDVMRTSLVGGLVASLAANLNRGEERARLFEIGRCFDRDEASVEAQPERLAALAYGLREPEQWGWGANAGRVDFFDAKGDLEALAGSVALEFEPGTHPACHPGRCAVVKAGGRVIGFVGELHPRLQQKHDLPFAPVLFEVLAGALLEAPATRFGGVSRMPVVRRDLAVTVPENVAVGTLLGAVRGSLPAFVTEVEVFDQYRGKGVEPGRKSLAFRILMQDTDRTLTDTEVEVVVASIRDQLVQQFKAQPRT, translated from the coding sequence AGATCGTCTGTGGAGCACCCAACGTCGCCGCGGGCCAGAAGGTGCCCTGCGCGCTGATCGGCGCCAAGCTGCCGCTGGAGGACGGCAAGGTCCTCGAGATCAAGGCGGCCAAGCTGCGCGGCACGGAATCCAACGGCATGTTGTGCTCCGCGCGCGAGCTGGGCCTCTCGCAGGATCACGCGGGCCTGCTGGTGCTGCCGGACGACGCGCCCGTGGGCCAGGACATCCGCACGTACCTGGATCTCGACGACGTCTATCTCACCCTCAAGCTCACGCCCAACCGCGGTGACGCGCTGTCGATGCTCGGTATCGCACGCGATGTTGCCGCGCTGACGGGATCGGCACTTCGTCCGCCGAAGGCGGAGCCCGCTCCGGTCGCGATCGATGCGAAGCGAAGCATCCGCATCACCGACGGCAAGGCCTGCGGCGCCTACAACGGCCGCGTGATCAAGGGCATCGATGCGAAGGCCGCGACCCCCGGCTGGATGGTCCGGCGCCTCGAGCGCGCGGGCCTGCGTTCCATCAGCCCGCTCGTGGACATCACCAACTACGTGATGCTCGAGCGCGGGCAACCGATGCACGCCTTCGACGACGCGAAGCTGAAGGGCGGCATCGACGTTCGCTTCATGAGGGCCGGCGAGCGCGTGAAGCTGCTGAACGACCAGGAAGTCGACTACCGCCCCAGCCTGCTCGCGATCACCGACGACAGCGGCCCCGTGGCGCTGGGCGGCGTGATGGGCGGCCACGCGACGATGGTGGGCGACGCGACGACCGACGTGTTCTTCGAGTCCGCCTTCTTCGATCCCGAGGCGGTGCAGGGCAAGGCGAAGGCCCTGCAGCTCACCAGCGACGCGGCGTATCGCTACGAGCGCGGCGTCGATTTCGCCGGATCCCGCTCCGCGCTCGAGCGCGCCACCGCGCTCACGCTGGAGATCTGCGGCGGCAAGGCCGGTCCCGTCACCGAGGCGCTGGGCGAGCTGCCGAAGCGTTCCGCGGTTCGCGTGCGTCCCGATCGCGTCCGCCTGCTGCTCGGCTACGCAGTCGCCGATGACGAAATGGTCCGGATCCTCGAGCGCCTGTCGTGCAAGGTGCAGAAGGAGGGTGCCGCGATGCAGGTGACGCCGCCTTCGTGGCGCTTCGACCTCGCGATCGAGGAGGACTTCGTCGAGGAGATCGCCCGGGTGCGGGGCTATGACCACGTTCCCGCGACCCCTCCGCGTGCGAGCGTGCCGATGCTGCGCACGCGCGAAGGCGCCCGCGACCGATTCGCGCTTCGCCACATCGCCGCCGACCTCGGCTACCAGGAGGTCATCAACTACAGCTTCGTCCCGGCCGAGTGGGAGCGCGAGTTCGCGGGCAACGAGAAGCCCGTGCGCCTCGCCAATCCCATCGCCAGCACGATGGACGTGATGCGCACCAGCCTCGTGGGCGGCCTCGTCGCGTCCCTTGCGGCCAACCTGAACCGCGGCGAGGAGCGCGCCCGCCTGTTCGAGATCGGCCGCTGCTTCGATCGCGACGAGGCGAGCGTGGAAGCCCAGCCCGAGCGCCTCGCGGCCCTGGCCTATGGCCTGCGCGAGCCCGAACAGTGGGGCTGGGGTGCCAATGCCGGCCGCGTGGACTTCTTCGACGCCAAGGGCGACCTGGAGGCCCTGGCGGGCTCCGTGGCGCTGGAATTCGAGCCTGGAACCCATCCGGCCTGCCACCCGGGCCGTTGCGCGGTCGTGAAGGCGGGCGGGAGGGTGATCGGCTTCGTGGGCGAGCTCCATCCGCGGCTGCAGCAGAAGCACGACCTGCCGTTCGCCCCGGTGCTCTTCGAGGTGCTCGCCGGAGCCCTCCTGGAGGCCCCCGCGACCCGCTTTGGAGGGGTCTCGCGGATGCCGGTGGTGCGCCGGGACCTGGCCGTCACGGTGCCGGAAAACGTGGCCGTTGGGACCCTTTTGGGAGCCGTTCGGGGGTCTTTGCCGGCCTTTGTGACAGAGGTCGAAGTGTTCGATCAGTACCGCGGCAAGGGGGTCGAGCCGGGGAGAAAAAGCCTTGCGTTCCGTATACTTATGCAGGATACTGACAGAACTTTGACAGATACTGAGGTGGAGGTTGTGGTTGCCTCCATACGAGATCAGCTAGTCCAACAATTCAAAGCCCAACCGCGCACGTGA
- the tdh gene encoding L-threonine 3-dehydrogenase: MRTLAKTKREPGIWMVDAPKPALGPNDVMIRIRKTAICGTDMHIYHWDDWSQKTIPVPMTVGHEYVGTVEAMGDEVRGLAIGQRVSGEGHIVCGHCRNCRAGRRHLCRNTQGVGVNRPGAFADYLVIPAENAFPIPDDIPDDIAAILDPFGNAAHTALSFDLVGEDVLITGAGPIGVMAAAIARHVGARHIVVTDVNDYRLSLARQMGASRAVNVSSESLESVMKELGMVEGFDVGLEMSGVPTAFRQMLEVMNHGGKVAMLGIPPSEAAVDWTKVIFKGLVIKGIYGREMYETWYKMIAMLQSGLDLSPMITHRFDVKEYLKGFETMSSGKSGKVVLDWS; encoded by the coding sequence ATGAGAACGCTGGCCAAGACGAAGCGCGAGCCGGGCATCTGGATGGTGGACGCGCCGAAGCCGGCGCTCGGCCCCAACGACGTGATGATCCGCATCCGCAAGACCGCGATCTGCGGCACCGACATGCACATCTACCACTGGGACGACTGGTCGCAGAAGACGATCCCGGTGCCGATGACCGTCGGCCACGAATACGTCGGCACCGTGGAAGCGATGGGCGACGAGGTGCGCGGCCTCGCGATCGGCCAGCGCGTCTCCGGCGAGGGCCACATCGTGTGCGGCCATTGCCGCAATTGCCGCGCGGGCCGACGTCACCTCTGCCGCAACACGCAGGGTGTGGGCGTGAATCGACCTGGTGCGTTCGCGGACTACCTCGTGATCCCCGCCGAGAATGCGTTCCCGATCCCCGACGACATTCCCGACGACATCGCCGCGATCCTCGATCCCTTCGGCAACGCCGCGCACACCGCCCTCTCCTTCGACCTCGTCGGCGAGGACGTGCTGATCACGGGCGCGGGTCCCATCGGCGTCATGGCCGCGGCGATCGCTCGCCACGTCGGCGCGCGGCACATCGTCGTCACCGACGTGAACGACTACCGCCTTTCGCTGGCGAGGCAGATGGGTGCGAGTCGCGCGGTGAACGTGTCCAGCGAATCGCTCGAGTCGGTGATGAAGGAGCTGGGCATGGTGGAGGGCTTCGACGTCGGTCTCGAGATGTCCGGCGTGCCGACGGCGTTTCGCCAGATGCTCGAGGTCATGAACCACGGCGGCAAGGTCGCGATGCTGGGCATCCCGCCTTCGGAAGCCGCGGTCGACTGGACGAAGGTGATCTTCAAGGGGCTCGTCATCAAGGGCATCTACGGCCGCGAGATGTACGAGACCTGGTACAAGATGATCGCGATGCTGCAGAGCGGCCTCGACCTCTCGCCGATGATCACGCATCGCTTCGACGTGAAGGAATACCTGAAGGGCTTTGAAACGATGAGCTCCGGGAAGTCCGGAAAGGTCGTGCTCGACTGGAGCTAG
- a CDS encoding MerR family transcriptional regulator has protein sequence MATENLATTELPAIPAKRYFTIGEVSELCGVKPHVLRYWEQEFTQLKPLKRRGNRRYYQHHEVLLIRRIRELLYEHGFTINGARNRLEEPAPAGSSAAMRDGTRTMTVPQPISPASIRKELKGILKLLEP, from the coding sequence ATGGCCACGGAGAACCTGGCGACGACTGAACTTCCCGCCATCCCGGCCAAACGCTACTTCACGATCGGCGAAGTAAGCGAGTTGTGCGGGGTGAAGCCCCACGTGCTTCGGTACTGGGAGCAGGAATTCACGCAGCTGAAACCCCTGAAGCGCCGCGGCAACCGCCGCTACTATCAGCACCACGAGGTGCTGCTGATCCGGCGCATCCGCGAGCTCCTCTACGAGCACGGCTTCACCATCAACGGCGCCCGCAACCGACTCGAGGAACCGGCGCCTGCCGGCTCCAGCGCGGCCATGCGCGACGGCACGCGCACCATGACGGTCCCCCAGCCCATCTCTCCGGCGAGCATCCGCAAGGAGCTGAAGGGCATCCTGAAGCTCCTCGAGCCCTGA